Proteins from a genomic interval of Oncorhynchus clarkii lewisi isolate Uvic-CL-2024 chromosome 15, UVic_Ocla_1.0, whole genome shotgun sequence:
- the LOC139366868 gene encoding SH2/SH3 adapter protein Nck1-like isoform X3, whose amino-acid sequence MNMANLFKHFFRIGKVKRKTGMRDTASNADADTCSDNGERLYDLNLPALVKFSYTAEREDELSLVKGTRVIVMEKCSDGWWRGGYQGCSGWFPSNYVTEDADGTAGGGGGDSLGDPIGSLTEKLAAVVHSVSNGNRRLHTVQALYPFSSGNDEELNFEKGEVMEVVEKPDNDPEWWKCRKADGQLGLVPKNYVNVLPPQQDSTAQNASPGPAGPPTPDCDYISPATVGRFAGKPWYYGKVTRHQAEVALNQRGVEGDFLIRDSESSPNDFSISLKAQGKNKHFKVQLKDGLYCIGQRKFSSLEDLVDHYKKAPIFTSEQGDKLYLVKALAAS is encoded by the exons GGAATGCGTGACACGGCCTCGAACGCCGACGCCGACACGTGCTCCGACAATGGCGAGCGCCTTTACGACCTCAACCTGCCGGCGCTCGTCAAGTTCAGCTACACCGCCGAGCGTGAGGACGAGCTCTCATTGGTTAAGGGTACACGCGTCATCGTCATGGAGAAGTGTAGCGATGGCTGGTGGCGTGGGGGGTACCAGGGCTGTTCTGGATGGTTCCCTTCCAACTACGTGACGGAGGACGCAGATGGGACagcggggggaggagggggtgacAGTTTGGGGGACCCAATAGGGTCACTGACTGAGAAGCTAGCAGCAGTGGTTCACAGTGTGTCTAACGGGAACCGGAGACTCCACACGGTGCAGGCGCTGTACCCTTTCAGCTCGGGGAACGACGAGGAGCTGAACTTTGAGAAGGGAGAGGTGATGGAGGTGGTAGAGAAACCAGACAACGACCCTGAGTGGTGGAAGTGCCGTAAAGCAGATGGACAGCTGGGACTAGTGCCTAAGAACTACGTCAATGTGCTACCTCCCCAGCAGGACTCCACTGCCCAGAATGCCTCACCGGGCCCCGCGGGGCCGCCCACGCCCGACTGTGACTACATCTCTCCAGCCACGGTGGGGCGGTTTGCTGGGAAGCCGTGGTACTATGGCAAGGTGACGCGTCATCAGGCAGAGGTGGCTCTCAaccagagaggagtggagggagactTCCTCATCAGAGACTCTGAGTCATCG cccaatgatttctccatctctctgaagGCCCAggggaagaacaagcatttcaaGGTTCAGTTGAAGGATGGTTTGTACTGCATTGGCCAGAGGAAGTTCAGTTCTCTGGAGGACTTGGTGGATCACTACAAGAAGGCTCCCATCTTCACCAGCGAGCAGGGAGACAAGCTCTACCTGGTTAAGGCCCTGGCTGCCTCTTGA